One part of the Aspergillus luchuensis IFO 4308 DNA, chromosome 5, nearly complete sequence genome encodes these proteins:
- a CDS encoding uncharacterized protein (COG:S;~EggNog:ENOG410PQIG): MPAATAQRSVLEFGFHRIICRPVPAASSNHHFRARNEWALNILDVHPFFRDLSSSRAGEILQHVRQIRFSAPIHIARFHRWTCLPAGILDTNGYLVRHQQRIHSLCLITDGTCPHAGRRLEGLSSLTALTDLEWEGIQRPFEMRTLCECLRQNHRRLKAVSIGLLLDPNVPTSHEDILEVFWPPRAQDDCTPGEREWFPSLISLTFSRLPFPDSLLPGGQPSPFRALEALTIRDCPNEQRFLQLLARAKDPLTLQHFEICSNYLRDSEDRLASIAIVEFLLSFRGLRRLYLKVANFPRFLPGLGDAIKHHQATLHGLVFHEHRLMPIDTERLFEDLRDVNMASPNIPQILRHSSPAALGLCLRPASARGLLLDIPERSTIRLLHLRLSGEERNHRHLRREVLSELRRNAEGGLWSRSRHGPTVAGFHLKPAQKRSEAQDFLLLAQWAFGPTGLPALQILAFGDFSHDGRYREQQILIRWRRIGEQPYPRVSSDREYSISSSFCLVDSDDYSLWEGLPLDGTQFLSACPGTGLMESPYDL; this comes from the exons ATGCCAGCTGCCACAGCACAGCGTTCGGTCCTTGAGTTTGGTTTCCACCGGATTATATGCCGCCCTGTTCCCGCGGCTTCATCGAACCATCACTTCCGTGCgaggaatgaatgggctTTGAACATTCTCGATGTCCATCCCTTTTTTCGGGACCTCTCCAGCTCCCGCGCCGGCGAGATCCTCCAGCATGTCCGACAGATACGGTTCAGCGCTCCTATTCACATTGCTAGGTTCCACCGTT GGACCTGTCTCCCAGCCGGAATTCTGGACACCAACGGATACCTGGTCCGCCACCAGCAACGGATCCATTCGCTTTGCTTGATCACCGACGGCACCTGTCCTCATGCCGGCCGTCGTCTAGAGGGCCTGTCGAGTTTGACGGCACTGACTGACCTGGAATGGGAAGGCATTCAGCGTCCATTCGAAATGCGCACCTTGTGCGAGTGTCTCCGACAAAATCATCGGCGGCTGAAGGCGGTATCCATTGGACTTCTGTTGGATCCGAACGTACCCACATCCCATGAGGATATTCTGGAGGTCTTCTGGCCACCTCGAGCGCAGGACGACTGCACGCCGGGCGAGCGGGAATGGTTCCCATCTCTCATATCCTTGACATTCTCTCGCCTCCCGTTCCCCGACAGTCTGCTGCCGGGCGGCCAACCGTCACCGTTCCGCGCGCTCGAGGCACTAACGATCCGAGACTGTCCCAACGAGCAgcgcttcctgcagctgttggcGCGAGCCAAGGATCCGTTGACCCTCCAGCACTTCGAGATCTGCAGTAACTACCTGCGCGATTCAGAGGACCGATTGGCGTCCATTGCGATCGTCGAATTTCTACTCTCATTTCGTGGCTTGCGACGGCTGTACCTGAAGGTGGCCAACTTTCCCCGGTTCCTGCCGGGTCTTGGTGATGCCATCAAACATCACCAAGCCACGCTCCACGGTCTGGTTTTTCACGAGCATCGGCTGATGCCAATCGACACTGAAAGGCTGTTTGAAGATCTTCGCGATGTGAATATGGCATCCCCCAATATTCCACAGATCCTACGGCATAGTTCCCCCGCCGCTCTTGGCCTCTGTCTTCGCCCGGCCAGCGCG CGAGGTCTTCTTTTAGACATCCCGGAACGCTCGACAATAAGATTACTCCACCTCCGGTtaagtggagaggagaggaaccaTCGGCATCTCCGCAGAGAGGTCCTCTCAGAGCTGCGGAGAAATGCGGAAGGGGGGCTATGGTCCAGGTCGAGACATGGACCAACAGTCGCAGGCTTCCACCTCAAGCCCGCTCAGAAACGGTCGGAAGCCCAAGATTTCCTCCTGCTTGCTCAGTGGGCTTTTGGACCTACAGGACTTCCTGCCTTGCAGATACTCGCCTTCGGTGACTTTTCGCATGATGGCCGCTATAGAGAACAACAGATCTTGatccggtggaggaggatcggTGAGCAGCCTTACCCGAGAGTTTCATCGGACAGGGAATACAGCATAAGCTCATCGTTTTGCCTGGTCGATAGCGACGACTATTCTCTCTGGGAGGGCCTGCCATTGGATGGGACTCAGTTTCTGTCTGCATGTCCTGGCACGGGGTTGATGGAGTCCCCCTACGACCTTTAG
- a CDS encoding uncharacterized protein (COG:S;~EggNog:ENOG410PH0I;~InterPro:IPR022105,IPR022099;~PFAM:PF12359) yields the protein MAEGGVLLVQPEHLLSLKLMCLECFITGREAVGVCLLRILDFFRTSSRHVVDESDENFSVKFELIYTMGTQRPLELSPQRWTLIQEMLGLVRKYAPVIKMQFPRSIEVEEPHPGSFPRIRLLRADAVHQLFERIADHIFHNGIDKLPISRQPEAQRRAAIAYCLNPDPLPLQIAAVETPDASGLGNDSTRDPLLLLRGLLAGNVLAFCLGQRRWRVNYGLDRCRQPPTRLAVPYRAKDNPAPRAEFSHPDVVIVLTCLSYYYEGLRDEDLFRAFDHLVGSDQADAEYQIWVDDAPTLPPAYRQLLGINLQDRLHCVECIFPCLRFAKGAIDYFLAHIIFTKGLREFPSKLSSSGWDIGEVKCHPTVGFSGTNDSRVTLPLSVEQLDLPDQNHTNVLVLEYLLRPETGIALIPTRDDLSKSDAQVLLDMVAELGSPVRVILDVGARILELSNLDVAKTWLKMVSDDCRTQAVVFINDDDDIAVVDRTGLVEPLQTSPFKRHLDLCLVFLDEAHTRGIDLKLPLNYRAAVTLGPNITKDKLVQACMRMRNLGRGQSVVFCVPEEIKFKILTLCGRTHHSELTVADVLCWAISETWDDMQRSIPLWAVQGNRYQAQARQWLVLRQDGQTSISTSKAEGFLEPESQSLERRYRPGCNNVLSLSSKCPDDADSRRILDRCREFATVKFSAAQLQEEQERELAPEIEQERQVQRPAPAEPETHSVHPDILLFVATGHLDASSAAVKPAFMVLKDTSAARYLDVAQFPSELLVTIDFARTVRLPKLSARDSYQRAVEWVLMSTGHPSEDGKPVGHMVIISPYEADKLHADIRGSSAVTLHVYAPRQNQSSYPIDKLDLYTIPKKSSTRPRRVPESLRIQLNLFAGQLYISSYNEYCEICRFLGVAFTAAPGGLVVAADGFIVENQQARAKFTQSPLRFLKVFMSRIRKDGQEIDKTHLGKILDGKLLLMADFQDFNGRARTMQLSLQNAR from the exons ATGGCGGAGGGCGGAGTTCTCCTCGTTCAGCCCGAGCACCTCTTATCTCTGAAGCTGATGTGTCTCGAGTGCTTTATCACAGGGAGAGAGGCGGTTGGTGTATGTCTTCTGCGAATTCTGGATTTCTTCAGGACCTCCTCGCGACACGTGGTGGATGAAAGCGATGAGAACTTCAGTGTGAAGTTCGAGCTGATCTACACGATGGGGACCCAGCGTCCGTTGGAGCTCAGTCCACAGAGGTGGACTTTAATCCAAGAGATGCTCGGCCTGGTGAGGAAGTATGCTCCAGTTATCAAGATGCAGTTCCCGCGGTCAATTGAGGTGGAGGAGCCGCATCCAGGAAGTTTCCCCAGGATACGGTTGCTCCGAGCGGATGCCGTCCATCAGCTGTTTGAACGGATTGCGGATCATATTTTCCATAACGGTATTGACAAACTGCCAATTTCAAGGCAGCCAGAAGCACAACGACGCGCGGCGATCGCTTATTGCCTTAACCCTGACCCGTTACCACTGCAGATTGCTGCAGTTGAAACCCCAGATGCGTCTGGCTTAGGGAACGACAGCACGAGGGATCCTCTGCTACTACTCCGGGGTCTGCTGGCTGGCAACGTTCTGGCATTCTGCCTGGGACAAAGACGCTGGCGAGTCAACTATGGACTTGATCGCTGCCGACAACCCCCCACAAGGCTGGCAGTTCCGTATCGTGCCAAGGATAATCCGGCACCACGGGCGGAATTCAGTCATCCCGATGTTGTCATTGTACTGACGTGCCTGAGCTATTACTATGAGGGACTCCGCGACGAGGACCTATTTCGAGCATTCGACCATCTGGTCGGATCGGATCAAGCTGACGCGGAGTATCAAATATGGGTCGATGATGCCCCGACTCTCCCCCCGGCCTATCGTCAATTGCTGGGCATTAATCTCCAGGACCGGCTCCATTGCGTGGAATGCATTTTCCCCTGTCTTCGGTTCGCGAAGGGAGCCATTGATTACTTCCTGGCTCATATTATTTTCACCAAAGGCCTAAGGGAGTTTCCGAGTAAATTATCTTCGTCCGGATGGGATATCGGTGAGGTCAAGTGCCATCCCACCGTCGGCTTTAGCGGGACCAACGATTCCCGTGTCACCCTTCCGCTCAGTGTGGAGCAGCTGGATCTACCTGACCAGAACCACACCAATGTGTTAGTTCTCGAATATCTTCTCCGACCCGAGACTGGCATTGCCCTGATTCCGACCCGAGATGACCTGTCCAAGTCAGATGCGCAGGTCCTTCTGGATATGGTGGCGGAACTGGGTTCACCCGTACGCGTGATTCTGGACGTTGGAGCTCGCATATTAGAGCTGAGTAACCTGGATGTTGCGAAGAcctggttgaagatggtcagTGATGATTGTCGAACGCAGGCCGTGGTCTTTatcaacgacgacgacgatatCGCCGTGGTAGATCGGACCGGACTCGTCGAACCGCTGCAGACGTCACCTTTCAAAAGGCACCTCGATCTATGCCTTGTGTTCCTTGACGAAGCACATACGAGAGGGATTGATCTGAAGCTACCCCTGAATTACCGGGCGGCGGTGACGCTGGGACCGAACATCACAAAAGACAAGCTGGTTCAAG CATGCATGAGAATGAGAAATTTAGGGAGAGGACAATCGGTCGTGTTTTGCGTACCGGAAGAGATCAAGTTCAAGATTCTGACCCTCTGTGGGAGGACCCACCATTCTGAACTCACCGTAGCAGACGTGCTTTGCTGGGCAATTTCAGAGACCTGGGACGATATGCAACGCAGCATACCTTTGTGGGCAGTGCAGGGAAACCGATATCAGGCCCAGGCCCGTCAGTGGCTGGTTCTGCGACAGGACGGGCAAACCTCGATATCAACATCTAAGGCAGAGGGGTTTCTGGAACCGGAATCCCAGTCCCTTGAACGGCGGTATAGACCCGGTTGTAATAAtgtcctttctctttcttccaaatGCCCTGATGATGCGGACTCGCGGCGCATACTGGACCGATGCCGTGAGTTTGCAACTGTGAAGTTCTCTGCAGCGCAACtccaggaagagcaggagcGAGAACTAGCACCAGAGATTGAGCAAGAACGACAAGTTCAACGTCCGGCTCCTGCCGAACCGGAAACGCATTCTGTACATCCTGATATACTCTTGTTCGTGGCCACTGGACACCTGGATGCATCATCCGCCGCCGTGAAACCAGCTTTTATGGTGTTAAAAGATACATCAGCGGCAAGATACCTGGATGTGGCCCAGTTCCCATCGGAGCTCCTTGTCACCATTGATTTTGCGAGAACAGTCCGACTGCCTAAATTATCTGCCCGGGATAGTTATCAGCGTGCGGTGGAATGGGTCCTGATGAGCACCGGCCATCCCTCCGAGGACGGAAAGCCCGTAGGGCACATGGTGATCATCAGCCCGTATGAAGCGGACAAACTTCATGCTGACATTCGCGGGTCTAGCGCAGTAACGCTGCATGTATACGCACCTCGGCAGAACCAGAGTTCGTATCCTATCGACAAGCTCGATCTGTACACGATTCCGAAAAAATCAAGCACAAGGCCCCGGCGAGTCCCTGAGAGCCTACGCATTCAACTGAACCTCTTTGCGGGCCAGCTCTATATTTCGTCGTACAACGAGTATTGTGAGATATGCCGCTTTCTGGGAGTTGCGTTTACTGCCGCACCAGGGGGCTTGGTTGTCGCCGCGGATGGGTTCATCGTGGAGAACCAACAGGCAAGAGCCAAGTTCACCCAAAGCCCCCTCAGGTTTCTCAAGGTGTTCATGTCACGGATACGGAAGGACGGGCAGGAAATTGACAAGACCCACCTTGGGAAGATCCTAGACGGAAAACTCTTACTCATGGCGGACTTCCAAGATTTCAATGGCAGAGCTAGGACCATGCAGCTGAGCCTTCAAAATGCCCGATGA